In a single window of the Anaplasma platys genome:
- a CDS encoding AsmA-like C-terminal domain-containing protein, producing MNSAVWVFIRLLCVGLVLLFGGVLYYHVSTKETLEFRSRLIDMFLEHKLASVFSGAKVSMQDVKITWRRADENFFLCAADVRMVDKNMGIEVLVPEVSVYSKIGILFLWGDWGNSRLEVPKISVDFKHPELPRKAATARLPFTANTLREKMLMLVRSDVPVKIGELLLRDSSGDSIIVDHLRFGAENEYDGRVFNLELVSGGSAMKAKLSEHYKGVVSLHLKYSNFDTKLLKYFSVFDERFARYQYLKASGTADIVLDAHSNVEYGSINVHSLEGVFPYLHDEEIVVDKFKMRAKYSDGKLQVSGFDLWADDMAIKAGANFDAATKYLTLNLAGYEVESKKVCAYWPKDMYEQARTWYCENVLSGSFREPQVAYHGLIYDMGNLANYIVSSHLKDAVVAIEDELGAVNVVDGGLLISKGDLVIRSGNYSYRGIRAQEGVAMIKGIQKDDAKLEVHGRSHADAAKLYNEVGGDDFFGLGGENVAGKADTKFSIVVKNLHGEEKATATVSLTSDVQDFSVEKVLGAFHLQNTSMQVEYEGGDVKVDGKGEMNGQSMFFNADIAGDENAGVRCKFEGYVSGDDLQRLSVVAEGFDIKGQARTIIDCTLDYHTGQLAVTGMSDIRGLYMGVAQESDEELTERMLTFSAIKESDSDIFVVNDLRVQGNDTDVHLHGKIGESAVELISEKLHFAETDAAINVNLANDVLAASIEGKFLDLSKINLGGLVHRMSSVESSNVKKANVSVKAAQALMNNGVLVDNADFAFVINEKGETDIKVRGDFSGSNKGVSIDYGAMGLAVETGNAGKFLRAIDVLSTVDGGTLSLYLYPEQHPGETRGMFSISRFNVVGAPILAQILTLSSLKGISNTLSGSGIHFSKLNVPFNYSNDVIHFEETWMEGVELGISLGGKIDLKAKNFDVRGQIVPAYAVNKMVWNTPMIGKLLTGGGLSRGIVAIDYQVKGTSKVHDISVNFLSILAPNLLKRVLKVLDYKTKQEATAQVSDPVTEKVA from the coding sequence ATGAATTCAGCAGTGTGGGTTTTTATAAGGTTATTGTGTGTTGGCCTTGTTTTGCTGTTTGGTGGTGTCCTGTACTACCATGTGAGCACCAAGGAGACTCTGGAGTTTCGTTCGCGCCTAATAGACATGTTTTTGGAGCATAAGTTGGCGTCGGTTTTTTCCGGAGCCAAGGTCAGTATGCAGGATGTGAAAATCACATGGCGCCGTGCTGATGAGAACTTTTTTCTGTGTGCTGCTGATGTGCGGATGGTAGACAAAAACATGGGCATCGAGGTGCTGGTTCCCGAGGTCTCTGTATATTCAAAAATAGGGATTCTGTTTTTGTGGGGGGACTGGGGGAACAGTCGCCTAGAGGTACCGAAGATAAGTGTTGATTTTAAGCATCCAGAACTTCCAAGAAAAGCTGCAACGGCCCGTTTACCATTTACCGCGAATACTCTTCGTGAAAAGATGCTTATGCTCGTACGTTCTGATGTTCCGGTAAAGATAGGTGAGTTACTTTTGCGTGATAGCAGCGGTGATAGCATAATAGTTGACCACTTACGCTTCGGGGCGGAAAACGAATATGATGGGCGGGTATTCAACCTTGAGCTGGTGAGTGGCGGCTCGGCAATGAAAGCTAAGCTGTCAGAGCACTATAAGGGAGTGGTATCGCTGCATTTAAAGTATAGTAATTTTGACACCAAGCTTTTAAAGTACTTCAGTGTCTTTGATGAAAGGTTTGCTAGGTACCAGTATCTCAAGGCTTCTGGTACCGCAGATATAGTACTTGATGCACATTCAAACGTGGAATATGGCAGCATTAATGTTCATAGTCTTGAGGGGGTATTTCCTTACCTTCATGACGAAGAAATTGTGGTGGATAAATTCAAAATGCGTGCCAAATATAGCGATGGGAAGCTGCAGGTTTCTGGTTTTGATCTCTGGGCCGACGATATGGCAATAAAGGCCGGTGCCAATTTCGATGCAGCTACGAAATATCTGACGCTCAACTTAGCTGGGTACGAAGTGGAATCTAAAAAAGTGTGTGCATATTGGCCGAAGGATATGTATGAACAGGCTCGCACTTGGTACTGCGAAAATGTGTTGAGTGGGTCATTCAGAGAGCCGCAAGTAGCCTATCATGGCCTCATATACGATATGGGAAATTTGGCAAACTACATAGTGAGTTCGCATTTAAAAGATGCGGTAGTTGCTATCGAGGATGAACTTGGCGCCGTAAATGTGGTTGATGGTGGGTTGCTGATCAGTAAGGGAGATCTGGTAATAAGGTCAGGGAATTATTCATACCGTGGCATCCGGGCCCAGGAGGGAGTAGCCATGATCAAAGGCATCCAAAAGGATGATGCAAAGTTGGAAGTGCATGGCAGATCACATGCAGATGCAGCTAAACTGTACAATGAGGTGGGAGGCGATGACTTTTTTGGCCTAGGTGGCGAAAATGTGGCTGGAAAAGCTGATACGAAGTTTTCCATTGTGGTTAAAAATCTTCACGGTGAAGAGAAAGCCACCGCCACAGTGTCTCTTACATCTGATGTGCAAGATTTTAGTGTAGAAAAAGTGCTTGGTGCTTTTCATCTTCAGAACACTTCCATGCAAGTGGAATACGAAGGCGGAGATGTAAAAGTTGATGGTAAGGGTGAGATGAATGGGCAAAGCATGTTCTTCAACGCGGATATTGCCGGGGACGAAAACGCGGGAGTTCGTTGTAAATTTGAAGGATATGTGTCAGGAGATGATCTGCAGCGTTTGAGCGTGGTTGCTGAGGGGTTTGATATAAAAGGGCAAGCTAGGACGATCATCGACTGTACTTTGGACTATCATACCGGGCAGCTTGCTGTAACGGGAATGTCCGATATTAGGGGGCTGTACATGGGAGTGGCGCAGGAAAGTGATGAAGAGCTAACGGAGAGAATGCTAACATTTTCAGCGATTAAGGAATCTGACAGCGACATATTCGTTGTAAATGATCTTCGGGTGCAGGGGAATGACACTGATGTTCACTTACACGGAAAAATAGGGGAAAGCGCGGTAGAGCTAATTTCGGAAAAGCTTCATTTTGCAGAGACAGATGCGGCAATTAATGTTAACCTTGCAAATGATGTTCTGGCTGCAAGCATCGAGGGAAAGTTCTTAGATCTCAGTAAAATTAACCTGGGTGGTTTGGTGCACAGGATGTCATCCGTGGAAAGCTCGAATGTTAAGAAAGCTAACGTGAGTGTAAAGGCGGCACAGGCTTTGATGAACAACGGAGTCCTGGTAGATAATGCGGATTTTGCGTTTGTGATAAATGAGAAAGGTGAGACGGATATCAAAGTGCGTGGAGATTTTTCGGGCAGTAACAAGGGGGTTAGCATTGATTATGGCGCAATGGGGCTGGCTGTGGAGACAGGAAATGCTGGCAAATTTTTACGTGCAATTGATGTGTTGAGTACTGTTGATGGTGGCACCTTGTCGCTCTATCTTTACCCCGAACAACACCCAGGTGAAACTAGGGGTATGTTTTCTATCAGTAGGTTCAATGTGGTTGGTGCACCCATATTGGCGCAGATACTGACTTTGTCGTCCTTAAAGGGGATTAGTAACACGCTGAGTGGTAGTGGTATACATTTCAGCAAGCTGAATGTTCCATTTAACTATAGCAATGACGTTATTCATTTTGAAGAAACGTGGATGGAAGGGGTCGAGCTAGGGATAAGTCTTGGCGGTAAGATAGACCTGAAAGCGAAGAATTTTGATGTGCGAGGACAAATAGTTCCTGCCTATGCCGTAAATAAAATGGTATGGAACACCCCGATGATTGGTAAACTGCTCACAGGGGGTGGTTTGAGTAGGGGTATTGTTGCTATTGACTATCAGGTTAAGGGGACGTCAAAGGTGCATGATATCTCGGTCAATTTTCTTTCAATTCTAGCGCCAAATTTGTTGAAGAGGGTTTTGAAAGTTCTGGATTATAAAACAAAACAAGAGGCGACAGCTCAAGTTTCCGATCCTGTTACCGAGAAAGTTGCTTAG
- the pyrH gene encoding UMP kinase has translation MSVSNGSAGQVRYSRVLLKVSGEALATEGGFDQNIIKKLSRDIKNVKELGVELCLVVGGGNIFRGSTATFGFERASNDYVGMLATMINALVLQNSLEEIGVESRVLSAIPMTAVCETYIRRRAIRHLEKGRVIICAAGIGSPFFTTDTAAVLRSIEMRCDAIFKGTQVDGVYSSDPKKDCSAKRYDKVSYHACLASNLRIMDAAAVSLARDNSLPIIVFDLSKEDSFSEVVKGRGMFTTISESEEE, from the coding sequence ATGTCAGTTAGTAATGGTTCTGCGGGGCAGGTGCGTTATTCGAGGGTTTTGCTTAAAGTTTCTGGTGAAGCTCTTGCGACAGAAGGTGGTTTTGATCAGAATATCATCAAGAAGTTGTCGCGTGATATAAAAAACGTCAAGGAATTGGGGGTGGAGCTGTGCCTGGTAGTAGGTGGCGGCAATATTTTCCGCGGCTCAACCGCGACGTTTGGGTTTGAACGGGCAAGTAACGATTATGTAGGAATGTTGGCGACGATGATCAATGCGTTGGTGCTGCAGAATTCCTTAGAAGAAATAGGGGTGGAGAGCAGAGTTCTTTCGGCGATCCCGATGACTGCGGTCTGTGAAACGTACATTAGGCGTCGTGCCATTCGCCATCTTGAGAAGGGAAGGGTGATTATTTGTGCTGCAGGCATTGGTAGCCCATTTTTTACCACTGATACTGCTGCAGTGTTACGTAGTATAGAAATGCGCTGTGATGCGATTTTTAAGGGCACTCAGGTTGACGGTGTCTATTCTTCCGATCCTAAGAAGGATTGTTCTGCTAAAAGATATGACAAGGTGTCTTACCATGCCTGTTTAGCATCTAACCTCAGGATCATGGACGCTGCTGCTGTATCTCTTGCAAGGGATAACTCTCTTCCGATAATAGTATTCGATCTGAGTAAGGAGGATTCTTTCTCAGAAGTCGTGAAGGGAAGGGGAATGTTTACCACTATATCTGAATCGGAGGAAGAGTGA
- a CDS encoding phosphatidate cytidylyltransferase translates to MKVSELKERYAEQVNGVKEAIANYRVPVLDRNLLLRAISAAVGSFTFLFGLFQGGVVFYALMFLLVMVSSFEWNQITKGNRWFYLGAVVTIVLPYTSMMYIYMLPHGAIILMWLTLSIWSTDIAAYFVGRSYGVRKIMPTISPNKTWAGLWGGMAFSAVSTLVMSMIFGLFFVPHSLFIGMIIALVAQCGDFTESAIKRWCGVKDSGFIFPGHGGVLDRMDGFIFTAPLVACYVQRFSKFFIS, encoded by the coding sequence ATGAAGGTCAGTGAGTTGAAGGAAAGGTATGCAGAGCAGGTTAACGGGGTCAAGGAGGCGATAGCGAATTATAGGGTGCCGGTGTTGGACAGGAATTTGCTGCTTAGGGCAATCTCGGCGGCTGTAGGTAGTTTTACGTTTTTGTTTGGCCTCTTCCAAGGAGGGGTGGTGTTTTATGCACTAATGTTTCTCTTGGTGATGGTTTCATCTTTTGAGTGGAATCAAATTACTAAGGGGAATAGGTGGTTTTATTTGGGCGCTGTAGTCACCATTGTTTTGCCGTATACTTCGATGATGTACATATACATGCTGCCACACGGGGCAATAATATTGATGTGGCTTACTCTGAGCATTTGGAGCACCGACATCGCGGCGTATTTTGTGGGACGGAGCTATGGAGTGCGTAAGATAATGCCTACTATCAGTCCCAATAAGACTTGGGCTGGCCTATGGGGAGGAATGGCGTTTAGTGCGGTAAGCACACTGGTAATGTCCATGATATTCGGTTTGTTTTTTGTGCCACATTCTTTGTTCATAGGAATGATCATAGCGTTGGTGGCTCAGTGTGGGGACTTTACAGAGTCTGCCATAAAGCGTTGGTGTGGGGTAAAGGACAGTGGGTTCATATTTCCAGGTCATGGAGGGGTTTTGGACAGGATGGATGGATTTATATTCACAGCACCTCTGGTGGCATGCTACGTGCAACGCTTTTCCAAGTTCTTTATTAGCTAG
- the frr gene encoding ribosome recycling factor encodes MEKTLAMFLNDVAGIRTGRVSASLLDGVTVQCYGSKAKLNTVASISVSGRNLLVSLWDASLLGAVKTAIEASNLGFGMVCESSTVRLAVPELTNDVRKNLVKMLNKLTEEGKVSMRNIRRDAIEKLKTMQDDKAISEDDFHSVSAEVQKITDSFIKKITDAFTAKESEILG; translated from the coding sequence ATGGAAAAGACCCTAGCCATGTTTCTCAACGATGTAGCAGGCATTAGGACGGGAAGAGTAAGTGCGTCCTTGTTGGATGGGGTTACGGTGCAGTGTTATGGCAGCAAAGCGAAGCTAAATACGGTTGCCAGCATCTCTGTTTCGGGGCGAAACCTACTGGTTTCGCTTTGGGATGCAAGTTTGCTTGGGGCGGTAAAAACCGCAATAGAAGCTTCAAATTTAGGGTTTGGCATGGTGTGTGAATCGAGCACAGTGCGGCTTGCTGTTCCGGAGCTTACTAATGATGTGCGAAAGAATCTGGTGAAAATGCTGAATAAGCTGACCGAAGAAGGAAAGGTTTCAATGCGAAATATAAGGCGTGACGCCATAGAGAAGCTGAAAACTATGCAGGATGACAAGGCGATCTCGGAGGACGACTTTCACAGTGTTAGTGCCGAAGTGCAGAAGATTACTGATTCTTTTATTAAGAAAATTACCGATGCCTTTACTGCTAAGGAAAGTGAGATCTTGGGATAG